The following are from one region of the Mustela lutreola isolate mMusLut2 chromosome 7, mMusLut2.pri, whole genome shotgun sequence genome:
- the OSGEP gene encoding tRNA N6-adenosine threonylcarbamoyltransferase: MPAVLGFEGSANKIGVGVVRDGAVLANPRRTYVTPPGTGFLPGDTARHHRTVILDLLQEALTEAGLTSQDIDCIAYTKGPGMGAPLVSVAVVARTVAQLWNKPLLGVNHCIGHIEMGRLITGATSPTVLYVSGGNTQVIAYSEHRYRIFGETIDIAVGNCLDRFARVLKISNDPSPGYNIEQMAKRGKKLVELPYTVKGMDVSFSGILSFIEDVAQRMLATGECTPEDLCFSLQETVFAMLVEITERAMAHCGSQEALIVGGVGCNLRLQEMMETMCQERGARLFATDERFCIDNGAMIAQAGWEMFRAGHRTPLSDSGITQRYRTDEVEVTWRD, encoded by the exons ATGCCGGCGGTGCTAGGGTTTGAAGGCAGCGCGAACAAGATTGGCGTGGGAGTGGTCCGGGATGGCGCGGTGCTGGCGAATCCGCGGCGGACTTACGTCACGCCTCCGGGCACCG GATTCCTTCCGGGTGATACTGCTAGGCATCACCGAACTGTTATCCTGGACCTGCTACAGGAGGCACTGACAGAGGCTGGATTAACCTCCCAGGATATTGATTGCATTGCCTACACCAAAG GCCCTGGCATGGGTGCTCCACTGGTTTCTGTGGCTGTTGTGGCCCGCACTGTGGCCCAGCTGTGGAATAAGCCATTGCTGGGCGTGAACCACTGTATAGGCCACATTGAGATGGGCCGCCTTATCACCGGAGCCACCAGCCCAACTGTGCTGTATGTCAGTGGAGGAAACACACAG GTGATTGCATATTCAGAACATCGTTACCGCATCTTTGGGGAAACCATCGATATTGCTGTGGGTAATTGTCTGGATCGTTTTGCTCGAGTGCTGAAG ATTTCCAATGACCCCAGTCCAGGCTACAATATTGAACAGATGGCAAAGCG AGGCAAGAAGCTAGTTGAGCTGCCATATACTGTGAAGGGGATGGACGTTTCATTCTCGGGGATACTGTCTTTCATTGAG gATGTAGCCCAGCGGATGCTGGCCACAGGCGAGTGTACTCCTGAGGATTTATGTTTCTCTCTGCAG GAAACCGTGTTTGCAATGCTGGTAGAGATCACAGAGCGAGCCATGGCACATTGTGGCTCCCAGGAGGCCCTCATCGTGGGAGGTGTGGGGT GTAATTTGAGGCTACAGGAAATGATGGAGACAATGTGCCAGGAACGTGGAGCCCGGCTTTTTGCCACAGATGAGAG ATTCTGCATTGACAATGGAGCCATGATTGCCCAGGCTGGCTGGGAGATGTTTCGGGCAGGACACAGGACCCCCCTTAGTGATTCTGGGATCACGCAGAG gtATCGGACAGATGAAGTAGAAGTGACTTGGAGGGACTAA
- the APEX1 gene encoding DNA-(apurinic or apyrimidinic site) endonuclease codes for MPKRGKKGAVVEDGEEPKIEPEAKKSKAGAKKNEKEAGEGPVLYEDPPDQKTSPNGKSATLKICSWNVDGLRAWIKKKGLDWVKEEAPDILCLQETKCSENKLPVELQELPGLSHQYWSAPSDKEGYSGVGLLSRQCPLKVSYGIGEEEHDQEGRVIVAEFDAFVLVTAYVPNAGRGLVRLEYRQRWDEAFRKFLKGLASRKPLVLCGDLNVAHEEIDLRNPKGNKKNAGFTPQERQGFGELLQAVPLADSFRHLYPNTAYAYTFWTYMMNARSKNVGWRLDYFLLSHSLLPALCDSKIRSKALGSDHCPITLYLAL; via the exons ATGCCGAAGCGTGGGAAAAAGGGAGCCGTGGTAGAAGACGGGGAAGAACCCAAGATTG AGCCAGAAGCCAAGAAAAGTAAGGCGGGAGCAAAGAAAAACGAaaaagaggcaggagaggggccaGTCTTGTATGAGGACCCCCCAGATCAGAAAACCTCGCCCAATGGTAAATCGGCCACCCTCAAGATCTGCTCCTGGAATGTGGATGGGCTTCGAGCCTGGATTAAGAAGAAAGGTTTAGAT TGGGTAAAGGAAGAAGCCCCAGATATCCTCTGCCTCCAAGAGACCAAATGTTCAGAGAACAAACTACCAGTTGAACTTCAAGAGTTACCTGGACTATCCCATCAGTACTGGTCAGCTCCTTCAGACAAGGAGGGGTACAGTGGTGTGGGCCTGCTTTCCCGCCAGTGCCCCCTGAAAGTCTCCTATGGCATTG GTGAAGAGGAACATGATCAGGAAGGCCGAGTGATCGTGGCTGAATTTGATGCATTTGTGCTGGTAACAGCCTATGTACCTAATGCAGGCCGAGGTCTGGTACGCTTGGAGTACCGGCAGCGCTGGGATGAAGCCTTTCGCAAATTCCTGAAGGGTTTAGCTTCCCGCAAGCCCCTTGTGCTATGTGGGGACCTCAATGTGGCTCATGAAGAAATCGACCTTCGCAAccccaagggaaacaaaaagaatgCTGGCTTCACTCCACAAGAGCGTCAAGGCTTTGGGGAATTACTACAGGCTGTGCCACTGGCTGACAGTTTCCGGCACCTCTACCCCAACACGGCCTATGCCTATACCTTTTGGACCTATATGATGAATGCTCGATCCAAAAATGTCGGTTGGCGCCTTGATTACTTTTTGTTGTCTCACTCTCTGTTACCTGCATTGTGTGACAGCAAGATCCGTTCCAAGGCCCTGGGTAGTGACCACTGTCCTATCACCCTATACTTAGCACTGTGA